A single window of Thiomicrorhabdus immobilis DNA harbors:
- a CDS encoding SDR family oxidoreductase — MANVLIAGCGDIGCQLGSLLAQQNHTIYGIRRNIEEIPDSISPIQADLAFSLPELPDNIDYVFYIAAAGKYKDSAYYQAYVLGVKHTLEAIKNHNIKRVFFISSSSVFGQSEGEKVDEDSPTTDSNFSTRRLLEGEELILNSHFPSTIIRFGGIYGPGRTHLIDLVQAGKVHCMEDVWSNRIHSDDCVGMLAHLMNYDIKNPEKLESLYIGVDNQPTPSCEVYDWLAEQLCVPDVEHIEPKESSRQMRSNKRLSNARIRATGYEMIYPTYQDGYQAILDAME; from the coding sequence ATGGCAAATGTTTTAATTGCAGGATGTGGTGATATCGGCTGTCAACTAGGCTCTTTATTGGCACAGCAGAATCACACAATTTACGGCATTCGCCGCAATATTGAAGAGATTCCTGATTCTATTTCACCGATTCAAGCGGACTTGGCTTTTAGCCTTCCTGAATTGCCTGATAACATAGATTATGTTTTTTACATTGCCGCAGCGGGCAAATATAAAGATTCGGCTTATTATCAAGCCTATGTTTTAGGGGTTAAACACACCTTAGAAGCGATTAAAAACCACAATATCAAACGTGTCTTTTTCATCTCTAGCAGCTCGGTATTTGGTCAAAGCGAGGGTGAAAAAGTGGATGAAGACAGCCCCACGACCGATTCAAACTTTTCGACCCGACGCTTACTGGAAGGTGAGGAATTGATTTTGAATAGCCATTTTCCATCAACCATCATTCGTTTTGGCGGTATTTACGGACCAGGTAGAACACATTTGATTGATTTGGTACAGGCAGGGAAAGTGCATTGTATGGAAGATGTGTGGAGTAATCGTATTCACTCGGATGACTGTGTAGGCATGCTCGCCCATCTTATGAATTACGATATTAAAAACCCAGAGAAATTGGAATCGCTCTATATTGGTGTAGACAACCAACCGACCCCCTCTTGCGAAGTGTATGACTGGTTAGCGGAACAGCTTTGTGTCCCCGATGTTGAGCACATTGAACCTAAAGAGTCTTCACGCCAGATGCGTAGCAATAAACGTTTATCGAATGCTCGCATCAGAGCAACCGGCTATGAAATGATTTACCCGACTTATCAAGACGGTTACCAAGCCATTTTGGATGCCATGGAATAA
- a CDS encoding FxsA family protein, with translation MRILFLLLFVVPLIELYFLIQVGNVIGALPTVLLTIFTAVLGVFLMRSQGIATLQNAQMEMAAGKSPQTSMLEGVFIFLGGVFLFFPGLISDSIGLLFLVPFIRRFLIKQSVKGMQSSGRYRYQTRDSVYEGEWSEKATQTHKTLKGEVLEGEVLDKKE, from the coding sequence ATGCGAATTTTATTTTTACTTTTATTTGTTGTACCCCTGATTGAATTGTATTTTTTAATTCAGGTTGGTAATGTCATTGGAGCCCTGCCAACGGTTTTATTGACGATCTTCACCGCCGTTTTAGGTGTGTTTTTGATGCGAAGCCAAGGTATTGCGACTTTGCAGAATGCGCAGATGGAAATGGCGGCGGGTAAGTCGCCACAAACCAGTATGCTCGAAGGGGTCTTTATCTTTTTGGGTGGGGTGTTTCTGTTTTTTCCAGGCTTGATTTCCGATTCAATCGGTTTGCTGTTTTTAGTGCCGTTTATACGCCGTTTTTTGATTAAACAGAGTGTTAAAGGGATGCAGTCATCAGGGCGTTATCGTTACCAAACCAGAGATTCGGTATATGAAGGTGAGTGGTCAGAAAAAGCAACACAAACGCATAAAACTTTGAAAGGTGAGGTCTTAGAAGGTGAAGTACTTGATAAGAAAGAGTAG
- the dsbD gene encoding protein-disulfide reductase DsbD translates to MVLEKIKPNAIIGNHYKNLISSIFMILLTAFSFTSYAADELLEVDDAFVLQQPMVDNQAIQVHWKIADDYKLYKDKISVTASNITLAEAQFSKAETVDDALFGKSEVFHGSASVTIPYTGTANTTELTVKYQGCADKIGVCYPPQTRTFTVALPSQTISDNQTGSQNFGSLSALNNFLKQDNEQPELLDAEDAFAFSHSIQNGQLELNWNIAKDYHLYQDKIKASVVKGNATLQTLKLPKAELIDDELFGKTMVYHGQFSASLPIAEIKDKATIQIEYQGCSAASGVCYPPVKKQIEIDAKNINTDVSTEIAQPAITADNASNTEQLSETDQIADTLKNSSVWIVIATFFIFGLLLAFTPCVFPMIPILSSIIVGQGDQLTTRRAFVMSLVYVLAMSVTYTVAGVLAGIFGENLQVAFQNPWIIGSFAVIFILLAFSMFGFYELQLPSSLQSKLTNISNKQQGGTLTGVAIMGFLSALIVGPCVAPPLAGALIYIGQTGDALLGGTALFAMSMGMGLPLLLLGTSAGKLLPRAGAWMDNVKAVFGVMLIGIAIWMAERIVPAEVAMLSWALLFIISAVYLGTFETSNGKTGWAKLAKGFGIALFLYGAMILVGLLGGSKQMFQPLKVFQGGGIGVQSQSEHLSFKTIKSQGDLEAELAKGNPVMLDFYADWCISCKEMEALTFTDAGVHAALKGVTLLQADVTANDATDKALMKQFGIIGPPAILFFNTAGTEQKAQRVVGFKKAEDFTQNINKAFK, encoded by the coding sequence ATGGTCTTAGAAAAAATTAAACCGAACGCAATCATTGGTAACCACTACAAGAACTTAATTAGCTCTATTTTCATGATTCTGCTAACCGCGTTTTCATTCACCAGCTATGCGGCCGATGAACTGCTTGAAGTGGACGATGCTTTTGTTTTGCAACAACCCATGGTGGACAATCAAGCCATCCAAGTCCATTGGAAAATCGCTGACGACTATAAACTCTATAAAGATAAGATCAGTGTTACCGCCAGCAACATCACTTTAGCTGAAGCACAATTTTCCAAAGCGGAAACCGTTGATGATGCCCTATTTGGTAAAAGTGAGGTGTTTCACGGTTCGGCATCGGTCACTATTCCATACACAGGTACGGCTAATACAACAGAATTAACCGTAAAATATCAGGGGTGTGCAGATAAAATCGGAGTTTGTTACCCGCCACAAACTCGTACCTTTACGGTAGCTCTGCCTAGTCAAACCATCTCTGACAATCAAACTGGCAGTCAAAACTTCGGTTCTTTATCCGCTTTAAACAACTTCTTAAAACAGGACAATGAGCAGCCGGAACTATTGGACGCTGAAGACGCCTTTGCATTTAGCCACTCAATTCAAAATGGCCAGCTTGAACTAAACTGGAACATCGCCAAAGATTATCATCTTTATCAAGATAAAATAAAAGCGTCCGTAGTTAAAGGTAATGCCACCTTACAAACCCTGAAGTTACCAAAAGCAGAATTGATTGATGACGAGTTATTTGGTAAAACCATGGTTTATCATGGCCAATTCTCTGCCTCTCTACCTATTGCAGAAATCAAAGATAAAGCCACCATTCAAATTGAATACCAGGGCTGTTCAGCGGCTTCCGGTGTCTGTTATCCGCCAGTCAAAAAACAGATTGAAATTGATGCCAAAAACATCAATACCGACGTTTCAACCGAGATTGCACAACCAGCCATCACCGCGGATAACGCAAGTAACACTGAGCAACTCTCTGAAACCGATCAAATTGCAGACACCTTAAAAAACAGCAGTGTCTGGATTGTGATAGCGACCTTCTTCATCTTTGGCTTGTTACTGGCATTCACTCCTTGTGTCTTCCCAATGATTCCAATCCTTTCGAGCATTATTGTTGGCCAAGGCGACCAGTTGACCACACGCCGCGCTTTTGTGATGTCCTTGGTTTATGTACTGGCTATGTCGGTCACTTATACGGTGGCCGGAGTACTTGCAGGCATATTTGGTGAGAACCTACAGGTGGCTTTCCAAAACCCATGGATTATTGGTAGCTTTGCGGTCATTTTCATTCTGCTTGCCTTCTCGATGTTTGGCTTCTATGAACTCCAATTACCGAGCAGTTTACAATCCAAACTCACCAACATCTCCAATAAACAGCAAGGTGGAACCCTAACCGGGGTTGCCATTATGGGCTTTTTATCGGCATTGATTGTAGGCCCTTGTGTTGCTCCCCCACTTGCTGGAGCATTGATTTATATCGGTCAAACCGGTGATGCGTTACTAGGTGGAACCGCCCTCTTCGCGATGAGTATGGGAATGGGATTACCACTATTATTGCTTGGAACGTCTGCTGGGAAACTTCTGCCAAGAGCGGGAGCCTGGATGGACAATGTCAAAGCCGTGTTTGGAGTGATGTTAATCGGTATTGCCATCTGGATGGCTGAACGCATTGTGCCAGCAGAAGTCGCTATGTTGAGCTGGGCTTTACTGTTCATTATCTCAGCGGTTTATCTAGGTACATTTGAAACCAGCAACGGTAAAACGGGTTGGGCAAAATTGGCTAAAGGCTTTGGAATTGCACTCTTCCTCTATGGCGCCATGATTTTGGTGGGGCTATTAGGTGGTAGCAAACAGATGTTTCAACCTTTGAAAGTCTTTCAAGGTGGGGGGATAGGTGTACAAAGCCAGTCAGAACACTTAAGCTTTAAAACCATTAAGTCACAAGGCGACCTTGAGGCGGAACTGGCTAAAGGCAACCCAGTGATGCTCGACTTCTATGCCGATTGGTGCATCAGTTGCAAAGAGATGGAAGCCCTAACCTTTACCGATGCAGGCGTGCATGCCGCCCTTAAAGGCGTGACATTACTGCAAGCGGATGTGACCGCTAATGATGCCACTGATAAAGCGTTGATGAAACAGTTTGGCATTATTGGCCCACCGGCAATTCTATTCTTCAACACCGCTGGAACAGAACAAAAAGCACAGAGAGTGGTTGGATTTAAGAAAGCTGAAGACTTTACCCAAAACATCAATAAGGCTTTTAAATAG
- the aroQ gene encoding type II 3-dehydroquinate dehydratase: MATILVINGPNLNMLGRREPEIYGSETLDDIIEGLIELADEYNVRLFDFQSNAEHEIVERIHQAMDDGTNYIIINPAAFTHTSVAIRDALATINVPFIEVHLSNVYKREAFRKHSYFSDIADGVIAGLGTKGYQLAFEAAIEKLEA, translated from the coding sequence ATGGCAACGATTCTGGTAATTAATGGACCAAACCTCAATATGTTGGGGCGTAGAGAGCCTGAAATCTATGGTTCAGAAACATTGGATGACATAATTGAAGGTTTGATTGAGCTTGCTGACGAATACAATGTTCGCTTATTCGACTTTCAAAGCAATGCTGAGCATGAGATTGTTGAGCGTATCCACCAAGCAATGGATGACGGCACCAACTATATCATCATCAACCCCGCCGCTTTCACCCATACCAGCGTTGCCATTCGTGATGCGTTAGCCACAATTAATGTGCCTTTTATTGAAGTGCACTTGTCTAACGTCTATAAACGTGAAGCTTTTAGAAAACATTCTTACTTTTCGGATATTGCTGATGGCGTGATTGCAGGCTTGGGAACCAAAGGTTACCAATTGGCCTTTGAAGCGGCGATTGAAAAACTGGAAGCCTAA
- the accB gene encoding acetyl-CoA carboxylase biotin carboxyl carrier protein has translation MDIRSIRKLIEIVEQSDIAEIEIKEGEHNIRISRSKEQVIVSAPMAAAPAPVAAPAPVTAAPSATAPVAEAASSEANGHKVTSPMVGTFYSAPSPDAGPFVKVGDKVSEGDTLCIIEAMKIMNPIESDKIGTVKQIVAVNGEPVEFGQTLFVIE, from the coding sequence ATGGATATTCGTTCAATTCGTAAATTAATTGAAATTGTAGAACAGTCAGATATTGCTGAAATTGAAATCAAAGAAGGCGAACACAACATTCGTATCTCTCGCAGCAAAGAACAAGTGATTGTTTCTGCACCGATGGCAGCCGCTCCAGCACCTGTTGCGGCACCTGCTCCAGTCACAGCGGCGCCTTCTGCTACAGCTCCAGTAGCAGAAGCGGCGTCTTCAGAAGCAAACGGTCATAAAGTGACTTCTCCAATGGTCGGTACTTTCTACTCAGCACCATCTCCTGATGCTGGTCCTTTCGTTAAGGTTGGCGACAAGGTTTCTGAAGGTGATACATTATGTATTATCGAAGCGATGAAAATCATGAACCCTATCGAATCGGATAAAATTGGAACAGTAAAACAAATCGTTGCAGTCAACGGTGAGCCAGTTGAATTTGGTCAAACACTATTCGTAATCGAATAA